A window of the Euzebya pacifica genome harbors these coding sequences:
- a CDS encoding TetR/AcrR family transcriptional regulator, protein MATNRTKPARRDLDARRDAIISAAAELFSRKGFRETTLDDIMGALGVSGAAYYYYYDKKEDVLEAILDHALARVEDRFDAVMSSDMSSGQRVAAVLRAHALVIANNAAAASVLFNEIARARPGYAKQIRSRMRAYTDRLVELYREGIQTGELVDEDPVLAVYCMLGQANWIAQWYPSMHQADPDRVADIVSASAFRSFAVRDMMHKG, encoded by the coding sequence GTGGCGACCAATCGAACGAAACCTGCACGCCGCGACCTGGACGCTCGACGCGACGCGATCATCAGCGCGGCAGCGGAGCTGTTCAGCCGCAAGGGGTTCCGGGAAACGACCCTGGATGACATCATGGGGGCCCTGGGGGTCAGCGGGGCGGCCTACTACTACTACTACGACAAGAAGGAGGACGTGCTCGAGGCGATCCTCGACCACGCATTGGCCCGGGTGGAGGACAGGTTCGACGCCGTCATGTCCAGCGACATGTCGTCAGGACAGCGCGTCGCCGCGGTTCTGCGGGCCCACGCACTAGTGATCGCCAACAACGCCGCGGCGGCCTCGGTGCTATTCAATGAGATTGCCAGGGCGCGCCCCGGCTACGCCAAGCAAATCCGCAGCCGCATGCGGGCATATACCGATCGACTCGTCGAACTCTACCGCGAAGGCATCCAAACGGGTGAGTTGGTCGACGAGGACCCGGTGCTGGCGGTGTACTGCATGCTGGGGCAGGCCAACTGGATCGCGCAGTGGTACCCGTCGATGCATCAAGCCGATCCCGACCGCGTCGCTGACATCGTATCGGCGTCGGCGTTTCGGTCCTTCGCCGTTCGCGATATGATGCACAAGGGCTGA
- a CDS encoding transposase gives MRNARRLKLSNAIVESTNTKLRVIHRRAFGFRTPEAMIAIAMLTLGGLCPPLPGRHVSTHESS, from the coding sequence ATCCGGAACGCCCGCCGCCTGAAGCTCTCCAACGCAATCGTGGAGAGCACCAACACCAAGCTGCGCGTGATCCACCGCCGCGCGTTCGGGTTCCGCACCCCCGAGGCGATGATCGCGATCGCCATGCTCACCCTCGGCGGACTGTGCCCGCCCCTACCCGGCCGTCACGTCAGCACCCACGAATCCTCTTGA
- a CDS encoding class I adenylate-forming enzyme family protein, with amino-acid sequence MRRAGGTAALIDRGDPEIRSVAPAVSFDDQTLTYAQLRERVSAMAARLAGVGVESGHAVGLVLPNGLNMIVALYACWWRGATAVPMNHTQTARELRFAIEDAQVSLVLVHPDQYEVAREAGPEGRTFAYGPGMPPTGAEALPPAGGMVEPEPVAPEDPAVVIFTSGTTGRPKGAVLSHGSLDKANAAIGAALKGRPGPYDIKAGDRPPTLVALPLSHTGGLCSLIFAHYAGRHAVVLRKFRLDDFLMAVERHGVDTVVATPTMLQMLLHAPEIELPGVRMVQSSGAPLPPSVKSRFEARFGIPIIQNYGQTEALHVAGWTREELTSGTWRPGSVGRPYAGVELRILSDDGVAQAPDEIGEIVVRSDHTMSMYIGAEARDGGAVDPDGWLFTGDLGYLDADGYLFVVDRKREMLLVGGFNVYPAEIENVLLDHPDVSEVVVVGIPDERLGEVPHAFVVPLEGRSVSAEALVAYTRENLAHYKAVRGVTVVEGLPQTHSQKIKRKSVRDMALSSAANKSSDVPNQEDNQ; translated from the coding sequence GTGAGACGCGCAGGCGGAACGGCGGCGCTGATCGACCGAGGAGACCCAGAGATCCGCTCGGTCGCGCCAGCGGTGTCCTTCGATGACCAAACCCTCACCTATGCCCAGCTGCGGGAGCGGGTATCGGCGATGGCGGCGAGGCTGGCGGGCGTCGGCGTGGAGTCAGGTCACGCCGTGGGGCTGGTCCTTCCCAATGGGCTGAACATGATCGTGGCGCTGTACGCGTGCTGGTGGCGCGGCGCCACGGCGGTCCCGATGAACCACACCCAAACGGCTCGTGAACTGCGCTTCGCCATTGAGGACGCGCAGGTCTCCCTGGTGTTGGTGCACCCTGACCAGTACGAGGTCGCGCGGGAAGCCGGACCCGAGGGTCGGACCTTCGCCTACGGTCCTGGTATGCCGCCCACTGGGGCGGAGGCGCTCCCACCGGCCGGCGGCATGGTCGAGCCGGAGCCGGTTGCCCCCGAGGATCCCGCGGTGGTCATATTCACCTCCGGGACGACCGGCCGTCCCAAGGGGGCGGTCCTCAGCCATGGGTCCCTCGACAAGGCGAACGCGGCGATCGGTGCCGCCCTGAAGGGGCGGCCGGGTCCCTACGACATCAAGGCCGGTGACAGGCCTCCGACGTTGGTCGCCCTCCCGCTCTCCCACACGGGCGGACTCTGTTCGCTGATCTTCGCGCACTACGCCGGACGACACGCCGTCGTGCTGCGCAAGTTCCGTCTGGACGACTTCCTCATGGCGGTTGAACGCCACGGGGTGGACACTGTGGTCGCCACGCCCACGATGCTGCAGATGCTGCTGCACGCCCCCGAGATCGAGCTCCCCGGCGTGCGCATGGTGCAGTCCTCCGGCGCTCCGCTGCCGCCCTCGGTGAAGAGCCGTTTCGAGGCGCGGTTCGGGATCCCCATCATTCAGAACTATGGGCAGACCGAGGCGCTGCACGTCGCCGGGTGGACACGCGAGGAGTTGACCAGCGGCACATGGCGGCCCGGATCCGTCGGGCGGCCCTATGCCGGGGTCGAGCTTCGGATCCTCAGCGACGACGGCGTGGCGCAGGCCCCGGACGAAATCGGGGAGATCGTGGTGCGCTCGGACCACACAATGTCGATGTACATCGGTGCGGAAGCTCGGGATGGGGGCGCGGTCGACCCCGACGGTTGGCTGTTCACCGGCGACCTCGGCTACCTCGACGCCGATGGGTACCTCTTCGTCGTCGATCGGAAGCGGGAAATGCTGCTGGTTGGCGGCTTCAATGTCTATCCGGCTGAGATCGAGAATGTTTTGCTGGACCACCCGGATGTGTCCGAGGTGGTCGTGGTCGGGATCCCCGACGAACGACTTGGCGAAGTGCCCCACGCCTTTGTGGTCCCTCTGGAGGGCCGCAGCGTCTCCGCGGAGGCCTTGGTGGCCTATACCCGGGAGAACTTGGCCCACTACAAGGCGGTCCGAGGCGTGACCGTGGTTGAGGGTCTTCCCCAGACCCATTCACAGAAGATCAAGCGGAAGAGCGTCCGAGATATGGCGCTCTCGTCGGCAGCGAACAAAAGTTCGGATGTTCCAAACCAGGAGGACAATCAATGA
- a CDS encoding SDR family NAD(P)-dependent oxidoreductase yields the protein MKLDGKVAFVTGAGRGIGEAIAMRLAQDGATVYAADMDEATAKQTAKHILADGLKAKAVTLDVTDLEAVKDAIATVAEAEGGLDVLVNNAGWDQLEPFVRSEPATWQKVIAINYLGVIHTTHSALPGMLERGSGRIVNVGSDAGRVGSKGEAVYSGAKGAVIAFSKTVAREVARDGVGVNVVCPGPTETPLVMEQVADNERLLKALERSIPLGRMGRPEEVAHAVAFLASEEAGFITGQTLSVSGGLTMS from the coding sequence ATGAAGCTCGATGGCAAAGTCGCATTCGTGACCGGGGCGGGGCGGGGGATCGGGGAGGCCATAGCAATGCGTTTGGCCCAAGACGGTGCCACGGTGTACGCCGCAGACATGGATGAGGCCACGGCGAAGCAGACGGCCAAGCACATCCTGGCCGACGGACTCAAGGCCAAGGCCGTGACCCTGGACGTCACCGATCTGGAGGCGGTCAAGGACGCGATCGCGACAGTGGCGGAGGCCGAGGGCGGGCTCGACGTACTGGTCAACAACGCCGGTTGGGATCAACTCGAGCCATTCGTGCGCTCGGAACCGGCGACGTGGCAGAAGGTCATCGCCATCAATTACCTCGGGGTCATCCACACCACACACAGCGCCCTTCCGGGGATGCTGGAGAGGGGCTCGGGTCGGATCGTGAACGTCGGTTCCGACGCTGGTCGCGTGGGATCGAAGGGCGAGGCGGTGTACTCGGGGGCAAAGGGTGCCGTGATCGCGTTCAGCAAGACCGTCGCCCGAGAGGTCGCGCGAGATGGCGTTGGGGTCAACGTGGTCTGCCCGGGGCCGACCGAGACCCCGTTGGTTATGGAGCAGGTGGCTGACAACGAGCGACTGCTCAAGGCGTTGGAGCGGTCGATTCCGTTGGGTCGCATGGGTCGTCCCGAAGAGGTCGCGCACGCCGTCGCCTTCCTCGCCTCGGAGGAGGCCGGGTTCATTACCGGCCAGACGCTGAGTGTCTCTGGTGGGCTGACGATGTCGTGA
- a CDS encoding enoyl-CoA hydratase/isomerase family protein: MTISLERQGSTAVVWLNRPEVHNAISYQLADDLVEAMEDLAADDTTHAVVLAGKGRSFCAGADLAEARQVDGVAAAVEFLRRMRRVFDAVAGSPLPTVAAVHGIALGGGCELAAACDFRLMDQDAKIGLPELKVGALPAGGGMSRLVSLIGLPHAKQMVLTAEPVSAVRAKEMGLATDVIDSGVGVAAAAVAFSERFASLPPAIVRMAKSALNTNARTDAMAAAEIELMSTAAAFGTKDRAEGMSAFLEKRRPLFNGN; the protein is encoded by the coding sequence GTGACGATCAGCCTCGAGCGACAAGGGTCCACCGCGGTGGTGTGGCTGAACCGTCCCGAGGTGCACAATGCGATCAGCTACCAGCTTGCCGACGATCTCGTCGAGGCCATGGAGGATCTCGCCGCGGACGACACGACTCATGCAGTCGTATTGGCCGGCAAGGGGCGCTCATTCTGCGCGGGCGCAGATCTCGCGGAGGCCCGTCAAGTGGACGGAGTCGCGGCCGCGGTCGAGTTCCTGCGGCGAATGCGCCGGGTCTTCGACGCGGTCGCGGGATCGCCGTTGCCCACGGTTGCGGCGGTGCACGGCATAGCGCTTGGCGGGGGTTGTGAGCTGGCAGCGGCCTGTGACTTCCGACTCATGGACCAGGATGCCAAGATCGGACTCCCCGAGCTGAAGGTTGGCGCACTCCCGGCCGGGGGTGGGATGTCACGGCTCGTGTCGTTGATCGGCCTCCCACATGCGAAACAAATGGTGCTCACCGCCGAACCCGTTTCGGCCGTGAGGGCCAAGGAGATGGGGCTCGCCACCGACGTCATCGATTCCGGGGTGGGGGTGGCCGCCGCGGCGGTGGCGTTCTCCGAGAGGTTTGCGTCGCTGCCTCCCGCCATCGTCCGAATGGCAAAGAGCGCCCTGAACACCAACGCTCGCACGGATGCCATGGCCGCGGCCGAGATCGAGTTGATGTCGACCGCTGCGGCCTTCGGCACCAAGGACCGCGCGGAGGGCATGAGCGCCTTCCTCGAGAAGCGCCGCCCATTGTTCAACGGAAACTGA
- a CDS encoding enoyl-CoA hydratase/isomerase family protein: MKDDRAEIHTWEYQEFRSVVREGEILYGVDEERHIATITFNAPERLNAVSIAGFDYVSTLIKRAERDERVRVIVLRGEGPCFGTGGDASELGYYIGYGTGKDGSPRRPSQRRRMVPDRDVLFGNLGVEQVIGRCLKPTVASVHGYCYGGHLQMALSCDVLIAADDAFFVHPAWRYLGPIFNMNLLVEKVGVTKAKDMLLTARPVGADEAEACGLATKTVPVDELEQWTADYCTAITTLPSDGLSMGKAMMEMVLDARGAPEGSLAGWIGHGWISNLQFAEDEWNFLKARRDEGLTQALQRRDEMVPEYFRMARHRGRSRGKDNG; encoded by the coding sequence ATGAAGGACGACAGAGCCGAAATCCACACCTGGGAGTATCAGGAGTTCCGAAGCGTAGTGCGCGAGGGCGAGATCCTGTACGGGGTTGACGAAGAGCGTCATATTGCGACCATCACGTTCAACGCCCCGGAGCGCCTGAATGCGGTCTCGATCGCTGGCTTCGATTACGTCAGCACCTTGATCAAGCGGGCCGAGCGGGACGAACGCGTCCGGGTCATCGTCCTGCGAGGGGAGGGGCCGTGCTTCGGAACCGGGGGAGATGCCTCGGAGCTTGGGTACTACATCGGCTACGGCACGGGAAAGGACGGGTCGCCGCGTCGTCCCAGTCAGCGACGCCGTATGGTCCCCGACCGAGATGTGTTGTTCGGCAACCTCGGGGTCGAGCAGGTCATCGGCCGGTGCTTGAAGCCGACCGTCGCCAGCGTTCATGGGTACTGCTACGGCGGGCACCTTCAGATGGCGTTGTCGTGCGATGTGCTCATCGCCGCCGATGACGCATTCTTCGTGCATCCCGCGTGGCGCTACCTCGGTCCGATCTTCAACATGAACCTCTTGGTGGAGAAGGTCGGTGTGACCAAGGCCAAGGACATGCTGTTGACCGCTCGCCCCGTGGGGGCCGACGAAGCAGAGGCCTGTGGCTTGGCGACCAAGACCGTGCCCGTTGACGAACTGGAGCAATGGACCGCGGACTACTGCACCGCCATAACCACCCTGCCCAGCGACGGCCTGTCCATGGGCAAGGCGATGATGGAGATGGTTCTGGACGCGCGCGGCGCTCCAGAGGGTTCGCTCGCGGGTTGGATCGGTCACGGGTGGATCAGCAACCTGCAGTTCGCTGAGGACGAGTGGAACTTCTTGAAGGCCCGTCGTGACGAGGGGCTCACTCAAGCCCTCCAGCGACGCGACGAGATGGTGCCCGAGTACTTCCGAATGGCCCGACACCGCGGTCGGTCGCGTGGGAAGGACAACGGGTGA
- a CDS encoding LLM class flavin-dependent oxidoreductase — translation MSVKVGVSIFGHLFPMSALVDLGVSAEAAGAESVWVGEYHRNPWVLGSLIASRTQRVTIGTSIALAFVRSPLVTALAALDLDEAAEQRFVLGLGPQVRRGIENWHGMAYPDKPARRMAEFVEATRTSMRTHLPDPQTYVGDYHRIDLTGFNRHPAPAREVPVHVAAVREGMIRMAQQVADGVIGHIFWSRRYVQDVVTPLLEGVRDDFERSVTVLCSVQEDPGLARIDAKRTLAHYASTRTYRDILAADGFGSAADDCRDAVRAADHEAMVRAVPDAMLDTYAIAGPPDELHDRLAAVAGHMDRAILVPAYIGTPMARAEQAYTTMFAALRSRGGTT, via the coding sequence GTGAGCGTCAAGGTCGGGGTGTCCATCTTCGGACACTTGTTCCCCATGTCCGCCCTGGTGGACCTGGGCGTGTCGGCCGAGGCAGCGGGCGCCGAATCCGTGTGGGTGGGTGAGTACCACCGCAATCCTTGGGTGCTTGGTTCGCTGATCGCGAGTCGAACGCAGCGGGTCACCATCGGCACCTCCATCGCGCTGGCATTCGTGAGGTCCCCACTGGTGACCGCCTTGGCGGCCCTCGACCTTGACGAGGCGGCCGAGCAGCGGTTCGTGCTCGGACTGGGGCCACAAGTCCGGCGAGGGATCGAGAACTGGCACGGTATGGCCTACCCGGACAAACCAGCCCGTCGCATGGCCGAGTTCGTCGAAGCGACCAGGACATCGATGCGCACGCACCTGCCGGATCCGCAGACGTACGTGGGTGACTACCACCGCATTGACCTCACCGGTTTCAACCGTCACCCCGCACCGGCGCGCGAGGTCCCAGTGCACGTTGCGGCGGTTAGGGAGGGAATGATCAGGATGGCGCAGCAGGTCGCCGATGGCGTGATCGGCCACATCTTCTGGTCCCGTCGGTACGTGCAGGACGTCGTCACGCCGTTGCTGGAGGGCGTCCGGGACGACTTCGAGAGGTCCGTTACCGTGCTGTGCTCGGTGCAGGAGGACCCCGGCCTCGCCAGAATCGATGCCAAGCGGACCCTGGCGCACTACGCCAGCACGCGCACCTATCGCGACATCCTCGCAGCAGACGGATTTGGCTCGGCGGCCGATGACTGCAGGGACGCCGTACGCGCCGCTGATCACGAGGCGATGGTCCGGGCCGTCCCCGATGCAATGCTTGACACCTACGCGATCGCGGGTCCACCAGACGAACTCCACGATCGTCTGGCGGCGGTCGCGGGACACATGGATCGCGCGATTCTCGTCCCCGCCTACATCGGGACGCCGATGGCGCGGGCTGAACAGGCCTACACCACGATGTTCGCGGCGCTGCGATCACGAGGTGGCACGACATGA
- a CDS encoding acyl-CoA dehydrogenase family protein → MSSSTHARLRQEAIAFFEAEVSASVRSELAELGAEFVPRFHRKMGEAGWIGLQWPEAYGGRAQGHVAGAILQEEAALAGAPVLASNINAIIGSTLIVHAAEELKRRVLPRLISGETVLCLGYSEPEAGSDLASLRSRAERSGDGWVINGAKTWTSLAHVADHMFCLARTNPDAPRHRGLTMFLVPMADVAVEPIWTLGDFRTNATFLDGIEVDDRDRVGPVDHGWDVVMTALDFERAGTARVGEAKRLLSQCFLAARSRGGFSAVERDRTAELWSQVLVVESLAYEVARRQEAGEPVTKMSSIAKVAGTELVQRVALAVMEMLGSDALLSRGAPGAVADGEVEVAYRNAVRYTVTAGTNEIQRNIIAQRGLGLPRSS, encoded by the coding sequence ATGAGCTCCTCAACTCACGCGCGTCTGCGCCAGGAGGCCATCGCGTTCTTTGAGGCCGAAGTCTCGGCCAGCGTCCGGTCGGAACTGGCCGAGCTCGGCGCGGAGTTCGTTCCCCGCTTCCACCGCAAGATGGGCGAGGCGGGATGGATCGGCCTCCAGTGGCCCGAGGCCTACGGTGGCCGGGCGCAAGGGCATGTGGCTGGAGCGATTCTGCAGGAGGAGGCCGCCCTGGCCGGGGCTCCGGTACTGGCCTCCAACATCAATGCGATCATCGGTAGCACGCTGATCGTCCACGCGGCTGAGGAACTCAAGCGCCGAGTCCTCCCCCGACTGATCAGCGGCGAGACCGTGCTTTGCCTGGGCTACAGCGAACCCGAAGCCGGTAGTGACTTGGCGTCGCTGCGAAGCCGCGCTGAGCGCTCTGGTGACGGCTGGGTGATCAATGGGGCAAAGACTTGGACCAGCTTGGCTCACGTGGCTGATCACATGTTCTGTCTCGCCCGAACCAATCCTGATGCGCCACGACACCGTGGTCTCACCATGTTCTTGGTCCCGATGGCCGACGTCGCCGTGGAGCCCATCTGGACCCTCGGTGATTTCCGGACCAACGCCACGTTCCTCGACGGCATCGAGGTGGACGACCGGGACCGGGTCGGGCCAGTCGATCACGGGTGGGACGTGGTGATGACGGCCCTGGACTTCGAGCGGGCGGGCACCGCCCGAGTCGGGGAGGCCAAGCGGTTGCTTTCGCAGTGCTTCCTGGCCGCGCGTTCACGCGGCGGGTTCTCCGCCGTCGAGCGGGACCGGACTGCCGAGCTGTGGTCCCAAGTGCTGGTGGTGGAGTCGTTGGCCTATGAAGTCGCGCGTCGACAAGAGGCGGGAGAACCCGTGACAAAGATGTCATCCATTGCCAAGGTCGCCGGCACCGAGTTGGTCCAGCGCGTGGCGCTCGCCGTCATGGAAATGTTGGGTTCGGACGCGCTGCTGTCACGGGGCGCACCGGGGGCCGTCGCGGACGGTGAGGTGGAGGTCGCGTACCGAAACGCCGTGCGGTACACGGTCACCGCGGGCACCAACGAGATCCAGCGCAACATCATCGCCCAACGGGGCCTCGGTCTGCCGAGGTCGTCATGA
- a CDS encoding acyl-CoA dehydrogenase, with translation MTEDHRSPDRQMLVGTVARLVDDETDETALRAAETSGTGWMPALWQSLATAGFVGLGSNDGAGGDLLDDVLVATEVGRSMAPLPAAESGAALTVMTATGLAPGLVDDVRDGTRLVVPLVVPDPESAVLASHVVRFATAADAMLLLSTSTSEVAVVEPDMVDTVQVQSMDPFPVARVRLRGLPSMVRAPQAVAQGTEFLWLLRSAIAVGGMRAALDYAVEYVSERRQFGRSVGSFQAVQHRLADAAIDAELGTHSVMDAATRPADDRRPQSVAAVRHCLPAYQRVAAATCQVLGGYGFSMEYAAQRHFRLATALRLGTPPAEPSLLMADLRRQATNLIR, from the coding sequence ATGACGGAGGATCATCGGTCCCCGGACCGCCAGATGCTGGTGGGCACGGTGGCGAGGCTGGTCGATGACGAGACCGACGAGACCGCCCTGCGCGCCGCTGAGACAAGCGGAACGGGGTGGATGCCCGCCCTCTGGCAGTCACTCGCGACTGCGGGATTCGTGGGCCTTGGCAGCAACGATGGGGCAGGTGGCGACCTGCTCGACGACGTCTTGGTGGCCACGGAAGTGGGTCGCTCGATGGCGCCGCTGCCGGCGGCGGAGTCCGGGGCCGCGCTCACGGTGATGACCGCGACTGGCCTCGCGCCGGGGCTGGTCGACGACGTCCGCGACGGGACCCGCCTCGTGGTGCCGCTCGTGGTCCCTGATCCCGAGTCCGCGGTGCTGGCTTCCCACGTGGTGCGCTTCGCAACCGCCGCCGACGCGATGCTATTGCTGTCGACCTCCACTAGTGAGGTGGCCGTGGTCGAACCGGACATGGTGGACACGGTGCAGGTGCAATCCATGGACCCGTTTCCCGTGGCTCGGGTGCGCCTGCGGGGGTTGCCGAGCATGGTGCGGGCCCCACAAGCGGTCGCACAGGGGACGGAGTTCCTGTGGTTGTTGCGAAGCGCCATTGCCGTAGGGGGCATGCGAGCGGCCCTCGACTACGCGGTTGAGTACGTGTCGGAGCGTCGCCAGTTCGGACGGTCCGTCGGATCGTTTCAAGCGGTGCAACACCGACTGGCCGATGCCGCCATTGACGCCGAGCTCGGGACGCATTCGGTCATGGACGCGGCAACTCGTCCCGCCGATGATCGTCGGCCGCAATCCGTCGCCGCCGTGCGGCACTGCTTACCCGCCTATCAGCGTGTCGCGGCAGCTACCTGCCAGGTTCTTGGCGGCTACGGGTTCAGCATGGAATACGCCGCGCAGCGCCACTTTCGCCTCGCGACCGCCCTGCGCTTGGGCACACCCCCCGCCGAGCCATCGCTGCTCATGGCTGATCTTCGGCGGCAAGCGACCAACCTCATTCGCTGA
- a CDS encoding amidohydrolase family protein: MGDIAALDIMNHPTEADRSLWADKFDYKEFQIMTRTTFRTVFKGVVPDQETLRNSPALQGHDSVQDLLSEMDRLGYDKVVITATKMWSPYHHRDFILNYPVSLVAKMVEEGKGRIIGAASYDPFRISDSLAEIETAVREHDFRYVWFHPLSFGLEPNDRRFYPLYAKCQELGIPVGLQVGHSAEVLPSNGGRPMLVDDVAIEFPDLKINLSHTGWPWVDEWCSMLWRHPNVYGDISAYFPSSLDQNLVRFMDSSRGRHKVLFGTNGLGLERCKSDFLALDIKDSTKQMVLHDNVAEFLGL; encoded by the coding sequence ATGGGTGATATTGCAGCACTCGACATAATGAACCACCCGACCGAGGCGGATCGCAGCCTCTGGGCGGACAAGTTCGACTACAAGGAGTTCCAGATCATGACGCGGACGACGTTCCGTACGGTCTTCAAGGGCGTGGTCCCGGACCAGGAGACGTTGCGGAACTCGCCGGCCCTGCAAGGGCACGACTCGGTCCAAGACCTTTTGTCGGAGATGGACCGCCTGGGCTACGACAAGGTCGTTATAACGGCGACGAAGATGTGGTCCCCCTACCACCACCGCGACTTCATCCTGAACTACCCGGTGAGCTTGGTCGCCAAGATGGTGGAGGAGGGGAAGGGCCGCATCATCGGTGCCGCCAGCTACGATCCGTTTCGGATCAGTGACAGCCTCGCCGAAATTGAGACGGCGGTCAGGGAGCACGACTTCCGCTACGTGTGGTTCCACCCCTTGTCATTCGGCTTGGAGCCCAACGACCGGCGCTTCTATCCGCTGTACGCCAAGTGTCAGGAGTTGGGGATTCCCGTTGGTCTGCAGGTCGGCCACTCCGCGGAAGTGCTGCCGAGCAACGGCGGGCGGCCGATGCTCGTTGACGACGTCGCGATCGAGTTCCCTGACCTCAAGATCAACCTTTCTCACACCGGTTGGCCGTGGGTGGACGAATGGTGCTCAATGCTGTGGCGCCACCCGAACGTCTATGGGGACATTTCCGCGTACTTCCCGAGTAGCTTGGATCAGAACCTCGTGCGGTTCATGGACAGCTCTCGCGGGCGGCACAAAGTGCTCTTCGGCACCAACGGCCTCGGGCTGGAGCGTTGCAAGTCTGACTTCTTGGCCTTGGACATCAAGGACTCCACCAAGCAAATGGTTCTGCACGACAACGTCGCAGAGTTCCTCGGCCTCTAG
- a CDS encoding ABC transporter substrate-binding protein, giving the protein MLLSACGNAEESVASDDESDDPAIEAPAPSEDEADADAAAEEPVAEEPEAEPVELIYANCGTMQAANTAQTAIPEILGFWEDENLAVEEVILAGSGECVQALDAGNIDVTITATPSLASPIAQGADNLVAIGAYVVGNIYTPFVPAESPIEEPADFDGSTIGVGSLEASSVPMFVALLNSVGLDRDSVDFVPVGFSPGEVSEFLRAGRIDAYAQHDGAQAALQEVMDMRAVTNETFENVGFHVIFATRRDVLEEKREALVGLMRGIAKGVVVARENPEAGVAMLYQQWPENRPTGVADEDLISSGLSGLVARLENIQPVDGLLFNGTREQMSSHFEVLIAAETMPALEEPMDSFIDRFWDGSLLEDTNDFDADQIAEQARSLVVDDFLQ; this is encoded by the coding sequence ATGTTGCTGTCAGCCTGTGGCAATGCGGAGGAGTCCGTCGCCAGTGACGACGAGTCCGACGATCCGGCCATCGAGGCCCCGGCCCCGTCGGAGGACGAGGCGGACGCTGACGCGGCAGCTGAGGAGCCGGTGGCGGAGGAACCCGAGGCGGAACCGGTCGAGCTGATCTACGCCAACTGCGGGACGATGCAGGCGGCCAACACCGCGCAGACCGCCATTCCGGAGATACTCGGGTTCTGGGAGGACGAGAACTTGGCCGTCGAGGAGGTCATCCTGGCAGGGTCCGGTGAATGCGTCCAGGCCCTGGACGCGGGCAACATCGACGTCACCATTACGGCCACCCCGTCACTTGCGTCGCCGATTGCCCAGGGGGCCGACAACTTGGTTGCCATCGGCGCATACGTGGTCGGCAACATCTACACGCCGTTCGTTCCGGCAGAAAGCCCGATTGAGGAGCCGGCCGACTTCGATGGCTCGACGATCGGCGTTGGCTCGCTCGAGGCGAGTTCGGTACCGATGTTCGTGGCGTTGCTCAACTCGGTCGGATTGGACCGTGACTCCGTTGACTTCGTGCCGGTGGGATTCAGTCCCGGGGAGGTATCGGAGTTCCTTCGTGCCGGCCGCATCGACGCGTACGCGCAGCATGACGGCGCCCAGGCCGCGCTGCAAGAAGTGATGGACATGCGAGCAGTGACCAACGAGACGTTCGAGAACGTGGGCTTCCACGTGATCTTCGCGACCAGGCGCGACGTGCTGGAGGAGAAGCGCGAGGCCCTCGTCGGTCTCATGCGAGGCATCGCCAAGGGCGTGGTTGTTGCTCGTGAGAACCCCGAGGCAGGGGTGGCCATGCTGTACCAGCAGTGGCCGGAGAACCGTCCGACCGGAGTCGCGGACGAGGACTTGATCTCCAGTGGGCTGTCTGGCCTAGTGGCCCGCCTAGAAAACATTCAGCCCGTCGACGGTCTGCTCTTCAATGGCACCCGGGAACAGATGAGCAGCCACTTCGAGGTGCTGATCGCCGCGGAGACCATGCCTGCCCTGGAGGAGCCGATGGACTCCTTCATCGATCGCTTCTGGGATGGTTCCTTGTTGGAGGACACCAACGACTTCGACGCCGATCAAATTGCCGAGCAGGCCCGTAGCCTTGTCGTGGACGACTTCCTGCAGTGA